Proteins co-encoded in one Lasioglossum baleicum chromosome 14, iyLasBale1, whole genome shotgun sequence genomic window:
- the LOC143215613 gene encoding glutathione S-transferase-like yields the protein MPTYKLTYFPITALAEPIRFLLSYGGAEFEDHRLDADEWPKLKSEMPFGQVPVLEIDGKKVNQSTAISRYLAKQFGLAGKNDWEALEIDIAVDTIHDVRLRIAVYGYETNEITKAEKLNIIKDQVPYYLERLDAQVKKNGGYFVGGALSWADLTFVGLLEYLNYMMKYDIIENYKNLKQLEQTVLNVPAIKSWVAKRPKSKWPA from the exons ATGCCGACTTATAAACTCACCTACTTCCCGATAACGGCTTTAGCCGAACCAATCCGATTTTTACTCAGTTATGGAGGAGCTGAATTCGAGGACCACCGTTTGGACGCGGACGAGTGGCCCAAGCTGAAGTCTG AAATGCCATTCGGTCAAGTTCCTGTTCTCGAAATCGACGGCAAGAAAGTGAACCAATCCACAGCTATTTCTCGATATCTGGCAAAGCAGTTTGGTCTTGCCGGAAAGAACGACTGGGAGGCTCTTGAAATCGACATCGCCGTTGACACTATTCACGACGTTCGTCTAA gaATTGCGGTATATGGTTACGAGACCAACGAAATCACCAAGGCTGAAAAGCTCAACATAATCAAAGACCAGGTGCCGTACTATTTGGAACGTTTGGACGCTCAGGTGAAGAAGAATGGCGGCTACTTCGTGGGAGGTGCTCTGTCCTGGGCTGACTTAACATTTGTCGGTCTTCTTGAGTATTTAAACTACATGATGAAGTACGATATTATTGAGAACTACAAGAATTTGAAACAACTCGAACAAACTGTCCTCAACGTGCCTGCAATTAAGAGTTGGGTTGCGAAACGTCCAAAATCCAAGTGGCCTGCCTAA
- the LOC143215614 gene encoding glutathione S-transferase-like, whose protein sequence is MPTYKLTYFPITALAEPIRFLLSYGGAEFEDYRLGADEWPKLKHEMPFGQVPVLEIDGKKVNQSAAISRYLAKQFGLAGKNDWEALEIDIAVDTIHDVRLKLAAYHNETNEVAKAEKLNVVKDQVSYYLERLDSQVKKNGGYFVGGALSWADLTFVGLLEAFNYVMKSDIIENYKNLKQLEQTVLNVPAIKSWVAKRPKSKWPA, encoded by the exons ATGCCGACTTATAAACTCACCTACTTCCCGATAACAGCTTTAGCCGAACCAATCCGATTTTTACTCAGTTATGGAGGAGCTGAATTCGAGGACTACCGTTTGGGCGCGGACGAGTGGCCCAAGCTGAAGCATG AAATGCCATTCGGTCAAGTTCCTGTTCTCGAAATCGACGGCAAGAAAGTTAATCAATCCGCAGCTATCTCTCGATACCTGGCAAAGCAGTTTGGTCTTGCCGGAAAGAACGACTGGGAGGCTCTCGAAATCGACATCGCCGTTGACACTATTCACGACGTTCGTCTAA AACTTGCAGCATACCATAACGAGACCAACGAAGTTGCCAAGGCTGAAAAACTCAATGTAGTCAAAGACCAAGTGTCGTACTATTTGGAACGTTTGGACTCTCAGGTGAAGAAAAATGGCGGCTACTTCGTAGGAGGTGCTCTGTCCTGGGCTGACTTAACATTTGTCGGTCTTCTTGAGGCTTTTAACTACGTGATgaagtccgatattattgagaACTACAAGAATTTGAAGCAACTCGAACAAACTGTCCTCAACGTGCCTGCAATTAAGAGTTGGGTCGCGAAACGTCCAAAATCCAAGTGGCCTGCCTAA
- the LOC143215612 gene encoding glutathione S-transferase-like, with translation MPTYKLTYFPITALAEPIRFLLSYGGAEFEDYRLGADEWPKLKHEMPFGQVPVLEIDGKKVNQSAAISRYLAKQFGLAGKNDWEALEIDIAVDTIDDVHHKLAAYQHETNEVAKAEKLNVVKDQVPYYLERLDAQVKKNGGYFVGGALSWADLTFVGLLEAFNYAMKSDIIENYKNLKQLEQTVLNVPAIKSWVAKRPKSEWPA, from the exons ATGCCGACATATAAACTCACCTACTTCCCGATAACGGCTTTAGCCGAACCAATCCGATTTTTACTCAGTTATGGAGGAGCTGAATTCGAGGACTACCGTTTGGGCGCGGACGAGTGGCCCAAGCTGAAGCATG AAATGCCATTCGGTCAAGTTCCTGTTCTCGAAATCGACGGCAAGAAAGTTAATCAATCCGCAGCTATCTCTCGATACCTGGCAAAGCAGTTTGGTCTTGCCGGAAAGAACGACTGGGAGGCACTCGAAATCGACATCGCCGTTGACACTATTGACGACGTTCATCACA AACTTGCAGCATACCAGCACGAGACCAACGAAGTTGCCAAGGCTGAAAAACTCAATGTAGTCAAAGACCAGGTGCCGTACTATTTGGAACGTTTGGACGCTCAGGTGAAGAAGAATGGCGGCTACTTCGTGGGAGGTGCTCTGTCCTGGGCAGACTTAACATTTGTCGGTCTTCTGGAGGCTTTTAACTACGCGATgaagtccgatattattgagaACTATAAGAATTTGAAGCAACTCGAACAAACTGTCCTCAACGTGCCTGCAATTAAGAGTTGGGTCGCAAAACGTCCAAAATCCGAGTGGCCTGCCTAA